One genomic segment of Sanyastnella coralliicola includes these proteins:
- a CDS encoding META domain-containing protein: MNQLFLAFILSCLSGGLNPLDQVEKSKWSYVIMSSEDGDDVKLQRPVYLNIHSGGHYGYSNFEVNKCFGSFELLSRDSIRFSSADCTEACCDTDDERSLMSLLPQMSRYSMSQTHLTFTGEVTYPIIFHNYLEDPDTLLGFTTIEMVRVQD; the protein is encoded by the coding sequence ATGAACCAGTTGTTCCTTGCATTCATTCTATCATGTCTTTCCGGCGGTCTCAATCCGCTTGATCAAGTCGAAAAATCGAAATGGAGCTACGTCATTATGTCATCTGAAGATGGCGACGATGTGAAGCTGCAACGTCCTGTGTATTTGAATATTCACTCAGGTGGACACTACGGGTACTCCAATTTCGAAGTCAACAAGTGTTTTGGTTCCTTCGAGCTTTTATCTCGAGATAGTATTCGATTCAGCTCTGCGGATTGTACCGAAGCTTGCTGTGATACAGACGACGAAAGAAGCTTGATGAGTCTACTTCCGCAAATGTCGCGGTACTCAATGAGTCAAACTCATTTGACCTTCACTGGGGAGGTGACTTACCCTATCATTTTTCACAATTATCTTGAAGATCCTGACACCCTATTAGGGTTCACGACCATTGAAATGGTTCGAGTGCAAGACTAA
- the prmA gene encoding 50S ribosomal protein L11 methyltransferase, translating to MDYCELSFQLKPVLPAREILIAELAELGFESFVEREDGLDAYIEGEGPSDIEISELSAFGIEGATVVYQRKSVARENWNAKWESDFEMIFVDDDVCIRAPFHDQSSARFDIVIQPKMSFGTGHHDTTWLMLKLMLDQDLKEKEVLDMGSGTGVLAILAEKLGASKVDAIDIDDWAKENCDENAELNGCTNICAYQGDGTMLNGRQYDVILANINRNVLTSDMPVYSASMNDGATIQFSGFFPTDFPIIRASAEENGLTWQGEWERNGWGSMRFIK from the coding sequence ATGGACTACTGCGAGCTAAGTTTTCAATTAAAACCGGTATTACCGGCACGAGAAATCCTCATTGCGGAATTAGCAGAGCTTGGCTTTGAGAGCTTCGTTGAACGTGAAGATGGTCTTGACGCATACATTGAAGGAGAGGGGCCTAGTGACATTGAAATCAGCGAATTAAGTGCATTCGGCATTGAAGGGGCTACCGTTGTTTATCAACGTAAATCTGTAGCCCGAGAGAACTGGAACGCAAAGTGGGAGTCAGACTTCGAGATGATCTTTGTGGATGACGATGTGTGCATCCGCGCTCCTTTTCACGATCAGAGTTCCGCACGATTTGACATTGTGATTCAACCCAAAATGAGCTTTGGTACAGGGCACCATGACACCACCTGGCTCATGCTGAAGTTGATGTTGGACCAAGACCTCAAGGAGAAAGAGGTGTTGGATATGGGCAGTGGAACGGGCGTGCTGGCGATCTTGGCTGAAAAGCTTGGTGCTTCAAAAGTTGATGCCATTGACATAGACGATTGGGCCAAAGAAAACTGCGATGAAAACGCCGAATTAAATGGGTGCACTAATATTTGTGCGTATCAAGGCGATGGCACGATGTTGAATGGAAGGCAGTATGACGTGATTCTAGCGAACATCAATCGAAACGTTCTAACCAGTGATATGCCGGTGTATTCTGCTTCTATGAATGACGGGGCTACGATCCAATTTAGCGGCTTTTTCCCAACTGATTTTCCAATTATTCGCGCTAGCGCGGAAGAGAACGGTCTCACTTGGCAAGGGGAATGGGAGCGTAATGGTTGGGGAAGCATGCGTTTTATCAAATAA
- the tpiA gene encoding triose-phosphate isomerase, whose protein sequence is MKRRIIAGNWKSNTTWTEAKQLVEELSRMTTGQDINTRVVIAPPTPYLAAIRSGLPPMIALAAQNCSANDTGAFTGEYTAGMLASVGVKYVIVGHSERRAMYNETDEVVAQKVRQVLDAGLYAILCVGESLEERESGRHFDVVKTQIEAAFTAQIGKEEANHVVVAYEPVWAIGTGKTASDEQAQEMHAHIRSLLDEAYGEVASDISILYGGSVKPGNAAGIFQGEDVDGGLIGGASLKAEDFMAIIEANSEWTTAS, encoded by the coding sequence ATGAAAAGAAGAATCATCGCCGGTAACTGGAAAAGTAACACTACTTGGACAGAGGCTAAGCAACTTGTTGAAGAGTTGAGCCGCATGACTACCGGACAAGATATCAATACACGCGTAGTTATCGCACCTCCTACACCTTATTTAGCTGCTATCCGAAGCGGGTTGCCGCCAATGATCGCCCTTGCAGCGCAGAACTGCAGCGCAAATGATACGGGTGCATTCACTGGAGAATACACAGCTGGGATGTTAGCTAGCGTAGGAGTGAAGTACGTTATCGTAGGACATTCTGAGCGTCGTGCGATGTATAATGAAACTGATGAAGTTGTTGCGCAAAAGGTGCGTCAGGTTCTTGATGCTGGGCTTTACGCGATTCTTTGTGTCGGTGAGAGCCTTGAAGAACGTGAGTCAGGACGTCATTTCGATGTAGTAAAGACTCAAATTGAGGCAGCATTTACCGCTCAAATCGGGAAAGAAGAGGCAAACCACGTTGTGGTGGCATATGAACCAGTTTGGGCGATTGGAACGGGTAAAACAGCGTCAGATGAGCAAGCACAAGAAATGCATGCGCATATTCGCTCTTTGCTGGATGAAGCATACGGAGAGGTGGCTAGTGATATCAGCATCCTATACGGAGGAAGCGTGAAGCCGGGCAATGCTGCTGGAATCTTCCAAGGAGAAGACGTAGATGGCGGCTTGATAGGTGGAGCTTCACTGAAAGCTGAAGATTTTATGGCGATCATTGAAGCCAATAGCGAATGGACTACTGCGAGCTAA
- a CDS encoding RecQ family ATP-dependent DNA helicase yields the protein MQADPLEILEQYWGFTSFRTKQSDIINAVMLGQDTLALMPTGGGKSLCFQVPALAKEGICVVISPLVALMKDQVDRLKSMDVRAAYITAAQSRKEIDHLLDSAIYGNMKFLYVSPERLKSELFIERFKKMPVNLIAVDEAHCISQWGHDFRPAYREISGIREHHPNVPIIAVTASATPEVADDIVAQLELNDPARFESSMVRKNLNYVVLDEVEPLGRLLRACKRIGGSGIVYAPTRKQVRATAEFLNSHGVQAGYYHAGIDAATKEKLQKDWLKNKFSVMVATNAFGMGIDKPDVRFVVHIQPPQNLENYVQEAGRAGRDGDESWAILMWNTKMVERLTSQLHDRFSPKDQVKDTYHQLNSFFQIAFAAGLNEQFTFDLSAFSKQYNRHPRDVYFDIETLEMSGYLSMSEGAMLPSRVMFQMQAQELYNFQVRNEQHDAFIRLLLRTYGGLFETYSRIDEHFLARKTGWSTGQVRETLARLDNMQVLSYRPRTEHPTITFLTGRQQKENLIIPPGAYEERIERSVSRWEAMMRYLHHDGCRSQFVATYFGDDESALCGVCDWCRKEKIVAYDVRELIKESLLSAPTDLSGLIDQHSEVPREEIITQLNRSIDDGEVSRDEEDLLHWTEERN from the coding sequence ATGCAAGCTGACCCGCTCGAAATACTTGAACAGTACTGGGGATTCACGTCTTTCAGGACCAAGCAATCTGACATCATCAACGCAGTGATGCTCGGGCAAGATACCTTAGCCCTGATGCCCACTGGAGGGGGTAAGTCACTGTGCTTTCAAGTTCCGGCGTTAGCCAAAGAAGGAATCTGCGTAGTCATTTCTCCTTTGGTTGCCTTGATGAAGGATCAAGTAGATCGATTGAAAAGCATGGATGTACGTGCCGCATATATTACAGCGGCTCAAAGCAGAAAGGAGATTGATCACTTGCTTGATTCCGCTATTTATGGGAATATGAAGTTCCTATATGTATCTCCAGAGCGCCTCAAGAGTGAGCTTTTCATCGAGCGCTTTAAGAAGATGCCGGTGAACTTGATTGCGGTAGATGAAGCACATTGTATTTCTCAATGGGGGCATGATTTTCGTCCGGCATACAGGGAAATCAGTGGTATTCGTGAACATCATCCGAACGTTCCAATCATTGCTGTTACGGCATCTGCCACACCTGAAGTTGCAGATGATATTGTAGCGCAACTTGAACTAAATGATCCTGCCCGTTTCGAATCTTCGATGGTTCGAAAGAACCTCAACTATGTGGTTCTTGACGAAGTAGAACCCCTGGGTCGATTGCTTCGTGCTTGTAAGCGAATTGGCGGTAGTGGTATTGTGTATGCCCCTACACGTAAGCAGGTTCGCGCTACCGCGGAATTCTTGAACTCGCATGGTGTTCAGGCTGGTTACTATCATGCGGGTATTGATGCTGCCACGAAGGAGAAACTCCAGAAAGACTGGTTGAAGAATAAGTTCTCAGTGATGGTAGCAACCAATGCCTTTGGAATGGGAATCGATAAACCTGACGTTCGTTTTGTAGTGCATATTCAACCGCCTCAAAACTTAGAGAACTACGTTCAAGAAGCAGGAAGAGCAGGACGAGATGGAGACGAAAGTTGGGCCATTCTTATGTGGAACACCAAGATGGTGGAACGTCTTACTTCTCAACTACATGATCGCTTTTCGCCGAAAGATCAAGTCAAAGACACCTATCATCAGCTGAATTCGTTCTTCCAAATTGCCTTTGCAGCAGGACTTAACGAGCAGTTCACTTTTGATCTATCTGCTTTTAGCAAGCAATATAACCGGCATCCTAGAGATGTTTACTTCGATATTGAGACGCTTGAGATGTCTGGGTACCTATCTATGTCCGAAGGCGCCATGCTCCCTTCCAGAGTGATGTTCCAAATGCAGGCGCAAGAGCTGTACAACTTCCAAGTTCGGAACGAACAGCATGATGCCTTTATCCGTTTGTTGCTCAGAACTTACGGTGGCTTGTTTGAGACCTATTCGCGCATTGATGAGCACTTCCTCGCTCGCAAAACTGGATGGAGCACAGGACAGGTGCGTGAGACACTCGCAAGACTAGACAACATGCAGGTGCTCTCTTATCGTCCAAGAACCGAGCACCCGACTATCACCTTCTTAACTGGAAGACAGCAAAAAGAAAACTTGATCATCCCACCTGGAGCTTACGAGGAACGAATCGAAAGAAGTGTTTCTCGTTGGGAGGCAATGATGCGTTACTTGCATCACGACGGATGCAGAAGTCAGTTCGTTGCCACCTACTTTGGAGACGACGAATCTGCATTATGTGGAGTTTGTGATTGGTGCCGCAAAGAGAAGATTGTGGCCTATGACGTTCGTGAGCTGATCAAAGAAAGCCTCCTCTCCGCTCCTACCGACCTCAGCGGATTGATAGACCAACACAGTGAGGTTCCAAGAGAGGAAATCATCACCCAACTCAATCGTTCGATAGACGATGGAGAGGTCTCGCGTGATGAAGAAGATCTATTGCATTGGACAGAAGAACGCAACTAG
- a CDS encoding class I SAM-dependent rRNA methyltransferase — protein MEVTANIALKPKKTRSIQRFHPWIFSGAIAFIDGEPENGDFVQVTDTKGKILGHGFFTPDASIAVRMTHFGKEKVIERWWHERLQRAYDLRNDLGFVANAETTAYRLIHGEGDGFPGLIIDHYDGVLVMQVHAPGMWMIKDELVASLVEIYGDNLKAVYNKSRDTLPNAEAMQVENYYAHGSDSALAKMTAKEYGLEFNIDWEKGQKTGFFIDQRENRKLLGDLSKGKKVLNTFSYTAGFSVFALQAGATLVHSLDSSARALEVGENNVALNSLDDGRHKSIQADAVQYLKQLEEDYDIIVLDPPAFAKHQRARHRAVQGYKRINMQAIKHIKPGGLIFTFSCSQAVDKELFNNTVIASAIEAGRKVRILHQLHQPADHPVNAFHPEGEYLKGLVLRVD, from the coding sequence ATGGAAGTAACAGCCAACATTGCCCTTAAGCCAAAGAAAACGCGATCTATCCAACGATTCCACCCGTGGATTTTCTCCGGAGCGATTGCCTTCATTGATGGAGAACCTGAGAATGGAGATTTCGTCCAAGTCACGGATACGAAGGGCAAAATCCTAGGACATGGCTTCTTCACCCCTGATGCTTCCATTGCGGTGCGCATGACTCATTTCGGAAAAGAAAAAGTCATTGAGCGCTGGTGGCATGAACGTTTGCAGCGTGCTTACGACCTGCGCAATGACCTTGGTTTTGTCGCTAACGCGGAAACTACGGCATACCGTCTCATCCATGGTGAAGGCGATGGGTTCCCAGGGCTGATTATTGACCATTACGATGGTGTTTTGGTCATGCAGGTTCATGCTCCTGGAATGTGGATGATCAAAGACGAGCTCGTGGCTAGTTTAGTCGAGATCTATGGCGACAACTTAAAAGCAGTCTACAATAAGAGTCGCGACACGCTACCAAATGCTGAAGCGATGCAGGTCGAGAACTACTATGCACATGGTTCCGATTCCGCGCTAGCGAAAATGACCGCCAAAGAATACGGACTAGAATTCAACATCGATTGGGAGAAGGGTCAGAAGACAGGTTTCTTTATTGACCAACGCGAAAACAGGAAGCTCTTAGGCGATTTATCAAAGGGAAAAAAGGTGTTGAATACCTTCTCGTACACGGCAGGATTCTCAGTGTTCGCGCTTCAAGCAGGCGCAACGTTAGTGCACAGCTTAGATAGTTCAGCACGTGCACTAGAAGTTGGTGAGAACAACGTAGCGCTGAATTCTTTGGACGACGGACGACACAAAAGCATTCAAGCAGATGCGGTACAATACCTCAAGCAGCTAGAAGAGGATTACGACATCATTGTGTTGGACCCACCAGCCTTTGCGAAGCATCAACGCGCCAGACATCGCGCGGTTCAGGGATACAAGCGAATTAATATGCAGGCCATCAAGCACATCAAACCAGGAGGCTTGATTTTCACCTTCTCATGTTCACAAGCCGTAGATAAAGAGCTCTTCAACAACACAGTGATTGCTTCAGCAATTGAAGCGGGTAGAAAGGTGCGTATCTTGCATCAATTGCATCAACCTGCTGATCACCCAGTGAATGCCTTTCATCCTGAAGGTGAATACCTTAAAGGGCTTGTTCTTCGCGTAGACTAG
- a CDS encoding GH92 family glycosyl hydrolase, with product MRYLLLLVLCATLWSCSTSSSLENKPLCEWVDPFIGTGGHGHTYPGATRPFGMVQLSPDSRLTGWDGCGGYHFTDSIIYGFSHTHLQGTGISDYGDILIMPTNNEVHTGNNWGERYRSSFRKETERAHAGYYSVHLDDHNVTAELTATERVGIHRYIYDQPDSSVLFIDMQHRDELISYQFEPMGDSMIVGLRQSKEWAQNQLVYFAMKFDKPFEYLDQTYELYQAYDSTLGEYVEVTEYVPVFPLKFGVVDTLNVKVALAVSGIDAAIENLNTEAPHWNFDEYLASAESAWNNELKAIEIETSNAEDKTIFYTSLYHSLTVPNAFDDVNGNFRSTDGNAYTTDGHRHYTVFSLWDTFRATHPLYTIIQRERTSDFIHTFLDMYQKGGELPMWELGGNYTGCMIGYHAIPVITDAYKKGITDFDAELALEAMVAEATMDELGKREYESQAFLSSEIEHESVSKTLEYAYNDWCIADFARSLNGNDDPIVKRFSRRALNYRNLYDPETGFIRPKRGGSFIPGFDPREVNFNYTEANGWQYNFFTPQDVNGHIELMGGDEAFGQKLDSLFYSSSQLMGRNQADITGLIGQYAHGNEPSHHMAYLYPYIGQAWKTQTLVDSIMSHLYHAKPNGLSGNEDCGQMSSWYVLSAMGFYPVTPGSDIYVFGTPRFDEASINLENGNTFKIVANGDADDIFIQSVTLNGVDHTRAYIKHDDIMKGGVLEFNMGSTPNKSFGQGQSDRPYQKVRNDRFFPTPIIRAPRTFKDETEITIDIAADESLIYYRFLAPDTTDWLAYKHPLKVTESCIIETYSESGRRHSKPVRSEIKKIDHDYKVFVKSAYDNQYHAGGDQALMDGITGGPNFKTGEWQGYYGKDVEVWIDLGSVQSVSKVSIGALQDVKPWIWLPPAVEFYAANDTATFNLFDTVSHDIAVDDYEVQTHDFVSTKGAEARWIKVVAKNYGLIPPWHLGVGNPSWLFLDEIEIELAE from the coding sequence ATGCGCTACTTGCTCCTGCTCGTGCTATGCGCAACTCTTTGGAGTTGTTCAACTAGTTCATCCTTAGAAAACAAGCCTTTGTGCGAATGGGTTGATCCATTCATTGGCACTGGCGGACATGGCCACACCTACCCTGGTGCAACACGTCCGTTCGGTATGGTGCAGCTGAGCCCAGACTCTCGGCTTACTGGTTGGGATGGATGTGGTGGTTATCACTTCACAGACAGCATAATCTATGGGTTCTCGCACACCCATTTGCAAGGAACTGGAATTTCGGATTATGGTGATATCCTGATCATGCCAACCAATAATGAAGTTCATACCGGAAACAACTGGGGTGAGCGCTACCGCTCTTCTTTCAGAAAAGAAACTGAGCGTGCTCATGCAGGATACTACTCTGTGCATTTGGATGATCACAATGTCACTGCTGAGTTGACTGCTACAGAACGCGTGGGCATCCATCGATATATCTATGACCAACCAGATAGCTCTGTGTTATTTATTGACATGCAGCACCGCGATGAGCTGATTTCTTATCAATTCGAACCAATGGGCGATAGTATGATCGTGGGGCTTCGTCAATCCAAGGAATGGGCTCAAAATCAGCTAGTATACTTCGCTATGAAGTTTGACAAGCCTTTCGAGTACTTAGATCAGACTTACGAACTCTACCAGGCCTATGATTCTACTTTGGGTGAGTATGTTGAGGTAACTGAGTATGTTCCTGTTTTCCCGTTGAAATTTGGCGTTGTTGACACCTTGAATGTGAAGGTGGCACTCGCAGTGTCTGGAATTGACGCGGCTATTGAAAATCTTAATACCGAAGCTCCTCACTGGAATTTCGATGAATATCTCGCTAGCGCGGAATCGGCATGGAACAACGAACTAAAGGCGATAGAAATTGAAACTTCCAATGCAGAAGACAAGACCATTTTCTATACCTCCCTATATCACAGCTTGACAGTTCCGAACGCATTTGATGATGTAAACGGAAACTTCAGAAGCACAGATGGAAATGCCTACACCACTGATGGACACAGACATTATACGGTATTCAGCTTGTGGGATACTTTCCGGGCAACGCATCCGTTGTACACCATCATTCAACGTGAGCGTACCAGTGATTTCATTCACACCTTTCTTGACATGTACCAAAAAGGTGGTGAACTGCCCATGTGGGAATTGGGCGGAAACTACACCGGATGTATGATAGGATATCACGCCATTCCAGTGATTACGGATGCGTACAAAAAAGGAATCACCGATTTTGATGCTGAACTAGCTCTTGAAGCCATGGTGGCCGAAGCTACAATGGATGAATTGGGTAAACGTGAATACGAATCGCAGGCCTTTCTTTCATCTGAAATTGAGCATGAAAGTGTTTCTAAGACGTTGGAATATGCTTACAACGACTGGTGTATTGCTGATTTCGCACGTTCGTTGAACGGCAATGACGACCCGATCGTAAAGCGCTTTAGTCGACGTGCTTTGAATTACCGCAACCTCTATGACCCAGAGACTGGCTTTATCCGTCCAAAACGAGGAGGAAGCTTTATCCCTGGATTTGACCCAAGAGAAGTCAACTTCAATTACACAGAAGCCAACGGCTGGCAATACAACTTCTTCACCCCACAAGATGTGAACGGACATATCGAATTGATGGGAGGAGACGAAGCTTTTGGACAAAAGCTCGATTCACTGTTTTACTCAAGTAGTCAGCTTATGGGTCGAAACCAAGCTGATATTACGGGGCTCATCGGCCAATATGCTCATGGAAATGAGCCAAGCCATCACATGGCCTACCTCTACCCTTACATTGGACAAGCTTGGAAGACGCAAACGCTTGTCGACAGCATAATGAGTCATCTTTATCATGCCAAGCCTAATGGACTTTCAGGGAATGAAGATTGCGGCCAAATGTCGAGTTGGTATGTCCTTTCAGCCATGGGCTTCTACCCAGTAACTCCTGGAAGTGACATCTATGTTTTCGGAACTCCTCGATTTGACGAGGCATCGATCAATCTAGAAAATGGTAACACCTTTAAGATTGTAGCAAACGGTGACGCAGACGACATCTTCATTCAATCCGTGACCTTAAATGGAGTTGATCATACACGTGCCTACATCAAGCATGACGACATCATGAAAGGCGGTGTGCTAGAATTCAATATGGGTTCAACTCCGAACAAATCATTCGGACAAGGGCAGTCTGATCGTCCATATCAGAAGGTACGAAACGACCGTTTCTTCCCTACACCGATCATTCGTGCTCCTCGCACGTTCAAGGATGAAACGGAGATTACTATTGACATTGCCGCAGACGAATCGTTGATTTATTACCGATTCCTTGCTCCAGACACCACTGATTGGTTGGCCTACAAGCATCCGTTGAAAGTGACTGAGAGCTGTATCATTGAGACCTATTCAGAAAGTGGAAGAAGACACAGCAAACCAGTCCGCTCTGAGATTAAGAAAATCGACCATGACTATAAGGTCTTTGTCAAGTCAGCATACGACAACCAGTACCACGCAGGCGGAGATCAAGCCTTGATGGATGGCATCACAGGTGGACCAAACTTCAAAACTGGCGAATGGCAGGGCTACTACGGTAAAGACGTTGAAGTATGGATTGACCTTGGTAGTGTCCAGTCTGTATCCAAGGTGAGTATTGGCGCGCTGCAAGATGTCAAGCCGTGGATTTGGCTTCCACCAGCTGTTGAGTTCTATGCTGCCAATGACACCGCTACCTTCAACCTCTTTGATACTGTGTCACATGACATCGCAGTTGATGACTATGAAGTTCAGACGCACGATTTTGTCAGTACTAAAGGCGCTGAAGCTCGCTGGATTAAGGTTGTTGCAAAGAACTATGGCCTCATTCCCCCTTGGCATCTAGGTGTTGGTAATCCTTCATGGCTCTTCTTAGATGAGATTGAAATCGAGCTCGCTGAATAA
- a CDS encoding aspartate aminotransferase family protein, whose translation MPENHSFFDQHLAQTTPFPFGLEIERAEGVWLYDPSGKRYMDLISGVGVSALGHGHPKVIKAIKDQAEKHLHVMVYGEFMQAPQRELAHKLTSLIPSSLDTCYFVNSGAEAIEAALKLAKRVTGRSKLVSCRGAYHGSTHGAMSVSGNEVKKQAFRPLLPDVYFMTFNDFSSLDLIDKNTAGVIIETVQGDAGVRIPSKEWIQALRKRCTDHGVLLILDEIQAGLGRTGKLFAFEHFDVVPDILVLGKALGAGMPIGAIVASKHHMAQFSTDPMLGHITTFGGHPLICAAAKAGLDVLTEEVDLNLVSQRGKKLADSLRKHPKVKEVRQIGYYFAIDMETRADVEHVVNYGMEHGYIGFWFLSCPNSFRIAPPLVISDEELSWAEDQLINALNGLR comes from the coding sequence ATGCCTGAAAATCATTCATTCTTTGATCAGCATTTAGCGCAAACAACCCCGTTTCCGTTTGGTTTAGAAATCGAACGGGCTGAAGGAGTCTGGCTTTATGATCCTTCCGGTAAACGATACATGGATCTCATTTCTGGCGTTGGCGTCTCGGCCCTAGGACATGGTCATCCGAAAGTGATCAAGGCCATCAAAGACCAAGCAGAGAAACACCTACATGTGATGGTGTACGGGGAATTCATGCAGGCTCCTCAACGTGAACTGGCTCATAAACTCACTTCACTCATTCCCTCGTCATTAGACACATGCTACTTTGTCAACAGCGGAGCTGAAGCGATTGAAGCTGCTTTGAAACTAGCCAAAAGGGTTACCGGTCGATCTAAGCTGGTTTCTTGTCGTGGAGCATACCACGGAAGCACGCATGGGGCCATGAGTGTCAGCGGAAATGAAGTCAAAAAGCAAGCATTCAGGCCGTTACTTCCAGATGTCTATTTCATGACCTTCAACGACTTCTCAAGTCTCGATCTCATTGATAAAAACACGGCCGGAGTTATCATCGAAACCGTTCAAGGTGACGCTGGAGTTCGCATTCCATCGAAGGAATGGATCCAAGCATTGAGAAAGCGATGCACCGATCATGGAGTTCTTCTTATCCTTGATGAAATTCAGGCTGGCCTAGGCAGAACAGGGAAGCTCTTTGCATTCGAACACTTCGATGTGGTTCCGGACATACTTGTTCTAGGCAAAGCATTAGGAGCCGGAATGCCCATCGGAGCCATTGTAGCTTCAAAGCACCACATGGCTCAATTCTCCACTGACCCTATGCTCGGTCACATCACCACCTTCGGTGGACATCCTCTTATCTGCGCTGCGGCAAAAGCAGGATTAGACGTATTGACCGAGGAGGTCGACTTGAATCTTGTCAGTCAACGTGGAAAGAAACTGGCTGATTCTCTACGGAAGCACCCCAAGGTCAAAGAAGTCCGTCAAATCGGCTATTACTTTGCCATAGACATGGAAACACGTGCTGACGTAGAACATGTTGTCAATTATGGCATGGAGCACGGCTACATTGGGTTCTGGTTCTTGAGTTGTCCGAACTCGTTCAGAATAGCCCCACCTCTCGTTATATCAGATGAAGAATTGTCTTGGGCGGAAGATCAATTAATCAATGCGCTTAATGGCCTTCGATAG
- a CDS encoding class I SAM-dependent methyltransferase — protein sequence MAFDSKYTKQVVNDIFEWDVVNWSSALPLWAKALESKEKSGQAIEIGGRRGGLSLFAALEGYDVSCTDLESSESSAKPLHESHGIATKVDYRALNATDWNELEKYDVILFKSVLGGIGRDDNKAAQLQAIQNMKQALKPGGLLLFAENLDGSKGHQFFRRRFTKWGAYWRYMSYSEIEECLGDGELELRRFGFLGAFGRNEWQRRLLGKVDRMVFSRVVPEGWKYGVAGSYRKPKNND from the coding sequence ATGGCCTTCGATAGTAAATACACTAAACAGGTCGTGAACGACATCTTCGAATGGGATGTAGTCAACTGGAGTTCAGCTCTTCCACTATGGGCGAAGGCCTTGGAGTCTAAAGAGAAATCAGGCCAAGCGATTGAAATTGGCGGCCGTAGAGGCGGTTTGAGTCTATTCGCGGCACTAGAAGGATATGACGTATCATGCACCGATTTAGAGTCTTCAGAATCTTCTGCCAAGCCACTTCATGAATCTCATGGTATTGCAACTAAGGTAGATTACAGGGCACTCAATGCCACCGACTGGAATGAATTGGAGAAGTACGACGTCATTCTTTTCAAGAGCGTCTTAGGTGGAATTGGGCGTGATGACAATAAAGCCGCGCAACTTCAAGCCATTCAAAATATGAAACAAGCCTTGAAGCCAGGTGGTTTGCTACTGTTCGCTGAAAACCTTGATGGTTCAAAGGGACATCAATTCTTTCGAAGACGATTTACGAAATGGGGTGCTTACTGGCGTTACATGTCTTATTCTGAGATTGAGGAGTGTCTCGGAGACGGCGAACTTGAGCTTCGTCGCTTTGGTTTCCTTGGTGCCTTTGGCAGGAATGAATGGCAGAGGAGATTGCTTGGGAAGGTGGATCGAATGGTGTTTTCGAGGGTGGTTCCAGAGGGATGGAAATATGGAGTTGCGGGAAGCTATCGAAAGCCAAAGAACAACGATTAA